From Gottschalkia purinilytica, one genomic window encodes:
- the panD gene encoding aspartate 1-decarboxylase, with protein MLLNMLKAKIHRAIVTEANLNYVGSITIDKCLLEKSGILPGEKVQIVNNNNGARLETYVIEGEKDSGVICLNGAAARLVEPGDIVIIIAYCYIDERELKSLKPKILILDENNKVAEELSEELHGDIN; from the coding sequence ATGTTACTTAATATGTTAAAAGCAAAAATACACAGAGCTATAGTAACAGAGGCTAACCTTAACTATGTTGGAAGTATAACTATAGATAAATGTTTGTTAGAAAAATCAGGAATACTTCCAGGAGAAAAAGTTCAAATAGTGAATAATAACAATGGTGCTAGACTTGAAACCTACGTTATAGAAGGAGAAAAGGACAGTGGAGTTATATGCTTAAATGGTGCAGCAGCAAGGTTAGTAGAACCTGGAGATATAGTTATAATAATAGCTTATTGTTATATAGATGAAAGAGAATTAAAAAGTCTAAAACCTAAGATATTGATATTAGATGAAAATAATAAAGTAGCAGAAGAACTAAGTGAAGAATTACATGGGGATATAAACTAG
- the panC gene encoding pantoate--beta-alanine ligase → MSLIKTIDKLKNEIRNIQNGKILNIGFVPTMGYLHEGHLSLIKKAREDNDLVVVSIFVNPTQFGKNEDLDSYPKDIDRDFKLAVDSGADIVFNPEVEEIYTKNSCTFVNVEGDLTKKLCGLSRPTHFKGVTTIVAKLFNIVRPKNAYFGEKDAQQVAIIEKMVEDLNFDINIISCPLVREDDGLALSSRNVYLSKEEREQALILSESLFKAKELYLNGEKDAKKLKEFIENKINSKNLARIDYVEILDAKTLEEIDVIKTKTIIALAVKFGKTRLIDNIYLEV, encoded by the coding sequence ATGAGTTTAATAAAAACTATAGATAAATTAAAAAACGAAATTAGAAACATACAAAATGGAAAAATTCTAAATATAGGATTTGTTCCTACTATGGGATATTTACATGAAGGACATTTGTCTCTTATTAAAAAAGCGAGAGAAGATAATGATTTGGTAGTTGTAAGTATATTTGTGAATCCAACTCAATTCGGAAAAAATGAAGATTTAGATAGTTATCCTAAGGATATAGATAGAGATTTTAAACTGGCTGTTGATTCAGGAGCAGATATTGTATTTAATCCTGAAGTAGAAGAGATATACACAAAAAATAGTTGTACCTTTGTAAATGTAGAAGGAGATTTAACTAAGAAGCTATGTGGACTATCTCGACCAACACATTTTAAAGGAGTTACAACTATAGTTGCAAAACTATTTAATATAGTAAGACCTAAAAATGCATATTTTGGAGAAAAAGATGCACAGCAGGTGGCAATTATAGAAAAAATGGTAGAAGATTTAAACTTTGATATAAATATTATTTCTTGTCCATTAGTAAGAGAAGATGATGGACTAGCACTAAGTTCTAGAAATGTCTATTTGAGTAAAGAAGAAAGAGAACAAGCTCTAATACTTTCAGAGTCATTGTTTAAAGCTAAGGAGTTATATTTAAATGGAGAAAAAGACGCTAAAAAGTTGAAGGAATTCATAGAAAATAAAATAAATTCTAAAAATTTAGCTAGGATAGATTATGTTGAAATACTAGATGCTAAAACTTTAGAGGAAATAGATGTCATAAAGACCAAAACTATCATAGCATTAGCAGTTAAATTTGGGAAGACTAGACTTATAGACAATATCTATCTGGAGGTATAA